In Solenopsis invicta isolate M01_SB chromosome 13, UNIL_Sinv_3.0, whole genome shotgun sequence, one DNA window encodes the following:
- the LOC105194105 gene encoding protein max, whose amino-acid sequence MSDDDRDIDIESDDGDDSDSRLRHSNNTQYYSQAEKRAHHNALERKRRDHIKDSFSSLRDVVPALQGEKVASRAQILKKAAEYINFMRRKTGAHQQDIDDLRRQNDLLEAQIRSLEKEAVLNGWADMCGVKAESVGTSGYNDTESESSDSEAGQAIQQPKKLKVAGPHH is encoded by the exons ATGAGCGATGATGATCGTGATATTGATATTGAGAGTGAC GATGGCGACGATTCGGATTCCAGACTGAGACACTCCAACAATACGCAGTACTATTCTCAG GCAGAGAAAAGAGCACATCATAATGCTTTGGAGCGGAAGCGACGGGACCACATCAAAGACAGTTTCTCCAGTCTTAGGGACGTTGTACCAGCTCTACAAGGAGAAAAAGTTGCGAGCAGAGCACAAATCTTAAAGAAAGCAGCAGAGTACATTAATTTCATGCGACGTAAAACTGGAGCCCATCAACAAGATATCGATGATCTCAGGAGGCAGAATGATCTTCTCGAGGCTCAaa ttcGTTCATTAGAAAAAGAAGCCGTGCTCAATGGATGGGCTGACATGTGCGGGGTAAAAGCTGAATCAGTGGGCACGAGTGGGTACAACGACACTGAATCAGAGTCCTCCGACAGCGAAGCTGGTCAAGCGATCCAACAGCCAAAGAAGCTAAAGGTGGCTGGCCCGCATCATTGA
- the LOC105194104 gene encoding serine/threonine-protein kinase fray2 isoform X1, whose protein sequence is MMDSKRYERSGRSNTESPPAPPSPPMYSTGYTTTHDNHKGRVSTRRSPSPGMDHHRSSRSSRNDSPLQERRKRRRSGSRSSPVRSHRRSRSNDRDRDRDRDRERSRKYSRRDRSRSRSRGRSRSRDKRRSRSRNRSRDRHRYRESRRHHTRATSYESDALEEHGEGGAGTVMRQTAAVAPQPNAFKNDGSFMEMFKKMQEQMQPTMQKPTTSVLEEKPVVPPPLMVGKRRGGRILKTGMVAKPKTEQTVEQPKDAWSLYMAEVKKYREVCCQEEDNTRPLVK, encoded by the coding sequence ATGATGGACTCAAAGCGGTACGAACGCAGCGGCAGATCGAATACCGAATCGCCACCCGCTCCGCCCTCGCCTCCCATGTATAGCACAGGTTATACCACGACACACGACAACCACAAGGGCAGAGTCAGTACGCGGCGTTCGCCCTCGCCTGGCATGGACCATCATCGGAGCAGTAGATCCTCGAGGAACGACTCTCCACTCCAAGAGCGACGTAAGCGCCGTCGCAGTGGCTCCCGATCATCCCCGGTGCGCTCCCACAGACGATCCAGGTCAAATGACCGAGATCGAGACCGAGATCGTGATAGAGAGCGGTCACGCAAGTACTCCAGAAGAGACAGATCGCGCTCGAGATCGCGCGGACGGTCCCGTTCGAGAGACAAGAGACGGAGTCGCAGTCGTAATCGCAGCAGGGACAGGCACAGGTACAGAGAGAGTCGCAGGCACCACACCAGAGCAACCTCCTATGAGTCTGATGCTCTGGAGGAGCATGGAGAAGGGGGAGCGGGGACGGTGATGCGTCAAACGGCCGCTGTTGCCCCACAACCAAATGCTTTCAAGAACGACGGTAGTTTTATGGAGATGTTTAAGAAGATGCAGGAGCAGATGCAGCCGACTATGCAAAAGCCCACTACTTCCGTATTGGAAGAAAAGCCCGTGGTACCGCCACCATTGATGGTAGGCAAGAGGAGGGGTGGTAGGATCCTAAAGACTGGTATGGTGGCGAAACCAAAGACAGAACAGACAGTGGAGCAGCCGAAGGACGCGTGGTCTCTGTACATGGCAGAAGTGAAGAAGTATCGAGAGGTTTGCTGCCAGGAGGAGGATAACACGCGGCCGTTGGTCAAATAA
- the LOC105194104 gene encoding cytochrome c oxidase subunit 6B2 isoform X2, giving the protein MTKFSELTEQTLTTAPHDPRFPNTNQTRYCYQSFVDFQRCKKKHNENYEACQYFKRVYTSICPHAWVEKWNGQVDAGTFAGRI; this is encoded by the exons ATGACGAAGTTTTCGGAACTCACTGAGCAAACGTTGACAACCGCACCGCATGATCCTAGGTTCCCTAATACGAACCAAACTAG ATACTGTTACCAGAGCTTCGTAGACTTCCAACGATGCAAGAAGAAGCACAACGAAAATTACGAGGCTTGCCAATACTTCAAGAGGGTTTACACTTCAATATGTCCGCACGCCTGGGTAGAGAAGTGGAATGGACAGGTTGACGCGGGCACGTTTGCTGGTCGTATCTAG